atcattattactactagtccTAGTCTTCAAGCGCCACAGGATATACAAGACTTTCCTAGACCCCCACATGACACCCAAAACCCTTGACTCACCCCGAGGTACGTGCGCCTCCCCACGCGAGCTCTCCAGGACTGGATGGCCACCGGGAGGCCGTCGGTGTCAACCATGAACACGAAATCGGCAAAGACCTTCTGCGCCAGCAACGAGGCCTGGCCCGTGGCCGTGTTGGCGGGGGCCTCGCCGATCTTGTCAATGGAGAGTTTGTAGTTTGCCCTCACATTGACGTTGTCGAGGCTGAAGCTGCCGGACAGCAGGTGCTGAGAAGGAGAACAGCGTGCTTTATGAAGGGTTTGgataggaaggggaatgggattaTGGTTTAAATATTATCTAGATGTAAGTGACGGGGAACTGTACGAAATTCGAAATATTGTGGAAATATGTTTAGGATTCTTACGATTATAACCACGCTATTATGAACATCAAAATAACcgaaattttataaaaaatgacaatgggaACGAATCAGACACCCTCttgcagtgatgataaaaaaatatatataaataattcagaGAACCCAACTATCCTTGACCCTTTATGTTGAAAACCAAAAATCTCATCTCATAATATATGAAACTAAACTATTTTACCCCTAATTCTGATCGGAGAACTGAAAACGCCAGAAATCAAAGCCAACGCCATTCACAAAGCCGCCTCATCCTTACCCTGTTAGCATCCAGAGCGGTCATCCTGGACCTCCTGAGGCTGCCCATGTTGGTGAAGGAGGCGCTGCTGATCTCGATCCTGATGGCCTTCTTGCCGCTGTCCGTGTCGAACTCCTGGTTGCCGCTGAGGGGCACGGCGCGGAGCTGCTTCACGCTGTCCTCGTTCTTGATTCTtttggggaaggggcggaggagcagggaggggaagagtgggagggtggagagggggagggtggagagggggagaagggatagcACGTGgc
This genomic interval from Penaeus chinensis breed Huanghai No. 1 chromosome 11, ASM1920278v2, whole genome shotgun sequence contains the following:
- the LOC125030399 gene encoding uncharacterized protein LOC125030399; amino-acid sequence: MASRWVYIVASVVAAVALASASPLDEDDFAWQDEADERVATSEVSPARIVDVMANILVRKLKIKNEDSVKQLRAVPLSGNQEFDTDSGKKAIRIEISSASFTNMGSLRRSRMTALDANRHLLSGSFSLDNVNVRANYKLSIDKIGEAPANTATGQASLLAQKVFADFVFMVDTDGLPVAIQSWRARVGRRTYLGTPNLDGNPYKDVFNSVLDSTLRSLVERLVEKDLYNLVNNQVVGKMELE